A stretch of the Serratia marcescens genome encodes the following:
- the cheZ gene encoding protein phosphatase CheZ: MRDIPMPASDAATAGEIISRIGQLTRMLRDSMRELGLDQAIAQAAEAIPDARDRLDYVVTMTAQAAERALNCVEAAQPRQAELESGANALKGRWDEWFANPIELDDARSLVNDTRQYLDQVPGHTAFTNAQLLEIMMAQDFQDLTGQVIKRMMDVVQEIEKQLLMVLMENMPEQPVKEKRPNDSLLNGPQLDQNGVGVIANQAQVDDLLDSLGF, translated from the coding sequence ATGAGAGACATTCCAATGCCTGCCAGCGATGCAGCGACCGCGGGAGAGATCATCTCCCGCATCGGCCAACTGACCCGAATGCTGCGCGACAGCATGCGTGAACTGGGGCTCGATCAGGCGATCGCCCAGGCGGCAGAAGCGATCCCGGATGCGCGCGACCGTCTTGACTATGTCGTAACCATGACGGCGCAGGCGGCGGAACGGGCGTTGAACTGCGTGGAGGCGGCGCAACCGCGCCAGGCGGAGCTGGAATCCGGCGCGAACGCGTTGAAAGGGCGCTGGGACGAGTGGTTCGCCAATCCTATCGAACTGGACGACGCGCGTTCTCTGGTTAACGACACACGCCAGTATCTGGATCAGGTGCCGGGCCATACGGCCTTCACCAATGCCCAGCTGCTGGAAATCATGATGGCGCAGGACTTCCAGGATCTGACCGGTCAGGTGATCAAGCGCATGATGGACGTGGTGCAGGAGATCGAAAAGCAGCTGCTGATGGTGCTGATGGAAAACATGCCGGAGCAACCGGTGAAGGAAAAACGGCCGAACGACAGCCTGCTGAACGGCCCGCAGCTCGACCAGAACGGCGTCGGCGTGATCGCCAACCAGGCGCAGGTCGACGATCTGCTCGACAGCCTCGGTTTCTAA
- the cheY gene encoding chemotaxis response regulator CheY, with amino-acid sequence MADKNLRFLVVDDFSTMRRIVRNLLKELGFNNVEEAEDGADALNKLRAGGFDFVVSDWNMPNMDGLELLQTIRADSALAAMPVLMVTAEAKKENIIAAAQAGASGYVVKPFTAATLEEKLNKIFEKLGM; translated from the coding sequence ATGGCAGACAAGAACCTCAGATTTCTGGTTGTGGACGACTTTTCCACCATGCGCCGCATCGTCAGAAATCTGCTCAAAGAGCTGGGCTTCAACAACGTCGAAGAAGCTGAAGACGGCGCGGATGCGCTGAACAAGCTGCGCGCCGGCGGTTTCGACTTTGTGGTGTCCGACTGGAACATGCCGAACATGGACGGGCTCGAACTGTTACAGACCATTCGCGCCGACAGCGCGCTGGCCGCGATGCCGGTACTGATGGTGACGGCGGAAGCCAAGAAAGAGAATATCATCGCGGCGGCGCAGGCCGGCGCCAGCGGTTATGTAGTGAAACCATTTACGGCGGCGACGCTGGAAGAAAAGCTCAACAAGATTTTTGAAAAATTGGGCATGTAA
- a CDS encoding protein-glutamate methylesterase/protein-glutamine glutaminase yields the protein MSKIRVLCVDDSALMRQLMTEIVNGHADMEMVATAPDPLVARDLIKKFNPQVLTLDVEMPRMDGLDFLEKLMRLRPMPVVMVSSLTGKGSEITLRALELGAVDFVTKPQLGIREGMLAYSELIAEKIRTAAKARLPQRSNSPAPAILSHAPLLSSEKLIAIGASTGGTEAIRQVLQPLPATSPALLITQHMPPGFTRSFAERLNKLCQITVKEAEDGERVLPGHAYIAPGDRHLELARSGANYQVKLHDGPAVNRHRPSVDVLFRSVAQYAGRNAVGVILTGMGNDGAAGMLEMHRAGAYTLAQNEASCVVFGMPREAIASGGVSEVVELDRMSQRMLAQISGGQALRI from the coding sequence ATGAGTAAAATCAGAGTGTTATGCGTAGACGATTCGGCACTGATGCGCCAGCTGATGACGGAAATCGTGAACGGCCACGCCGACATGGAGATGGTGGCGACCGCGCCGGATCCGTTGGTGGCGCGCGATCTGATCAAAAAATTTAATCCTCAGGTGCTGACGCTGGACGTCGAGATGCCACGCATGGACGGGCTGGATTTCCTCGAGAAGCTGATGCGTCTGCGGCCGATGCCGGTGGTGATGGTTTCTTCGCTGACCGGCAAAGGGTCTGAGATCACGCTGCGTGCGCTGGAGCTGGGCGCGGTGGACTTTGTGACCAAACCGCAGCTCGGCATTCGCGAAGGCATGTTGGCCTACAGCGAGCTGATTGCCGAGAAGATCCGCACCGCTGCCAAGGCGCGCCTGCCGCAGCGTTCCAACAGCCCTGCGCCGGCGATCCTCAGCCACGCGCCGCTGCTGAGCAGTGAAAAACTGATCGCCATCGGCGCTTCCACCGGCGGCACCGAAGCGATCCGCCAGGTGCTGCAGCCGCTGCCGGCGACCAGCCCGGCGCTGCTGATCACCCAGCACATGCCGCCCGGTTTCACCCGTTCGTTCGCCGAGCGGCTGAACAAGCTGTGTCAGATCACGGTGAAAGAAGCGGAGGACGGCGAGCGCGTGCTGCCGGGCCACGCCTACATCGCGCCGGGGGACCGCCACCTGGAGCTGGCGCGCAGCGGCGCCAACTATCAGGTGAAGCTGCATGACGGCCCGGCGGTCAACCGCCATCGTCCGTCTGTCGATGTGTTGTTCCGTTCGGTGGCGCAATATGCCGGCCGCAATGCGGTGGGGGTGATCCTCACCGGCATGGGCAACGACGGCGCGGCAGGGATGCTGGAGATGCACCGCGCCGGGGCGTATACCCTGGCGCAGAACGAGGCGAGCTGTGTGGTGTTCGGCATGCCGCGCGAGGCGATCGCCAGCGGCGGCGTCAGCGAAGTGGTCGAGTTGGACAGGATGAGCCAGCGCATGTTGGCGCAGATTTCCGGCGGCCAGGCATTGCGCATTTGA
- the vapC gene encoding type II toxin-antitoxin system tRNA(fMet)-specific endonuclease VapC: protein MFSHMLDTNIVIYVIKRRPLEVLEAFNRYAGKMVISSITYGELVHGVEKSARPAVNARVVEDFVSRLDILDYSAKAASHYGNIRAALERQGTPIGVNDLHIAGHARSEGLILVSNNRREFERVEGLRLENWL, encoded by the coding sequence ATGTTCAGCCATATGCTGGACACCAACATTGTTATCTATGTCATTAAGCGCCGGCCGCTGGAAGTGCTGGAGGCATTCAATCGCTATGCAGGTAAAATGGTCATTTCGTCGATCACCTATGGCGAATTGGTTCACGGGGTGGAGAAAAGCGCTCGGCCAGCGGTGAACGCCAGAGTCGTTGAGGATTTTGTCTCCCGATTGGACATTCTCGATTACAGCGCCAAAGCGGCATCGCACTACGGCAACATCCGGGCTGCGCTGGAACGCCAGGGAACGCCTATTGGCGTAAACGATCTACATATCGCCGGGCATGCGCGCAGCGAAGGATTGATCCTGGTGAGCAATAATCGACGCGAATTTGAGCGCGTTGAGGGTTTGCGGCTGGAAAATTGGTTGTAA
- the cheR gene encoding protein-glutamate O-methyltransferase CheR, translating to MKQAPSTSNRDTASMLTQMVQRLPLSDVHFRRISQLIYQRAGIVLAEHKREMVYNRLVRRLRLLGLHDFGDYLALLESDPNSAEWQAFINALTTNLTAFFREAHHFPILAEHARSRPNGYSVWSTAASTGEEPYSIAITLSDALGQRAGSCQVWASDIDTQVLEKAEAGVYRQEDLRTLTPTQMQRYFLRGTGPHQGLVRVRPELAAQVNFQPLNLLAPEWALPGQFDAIFCRNVMIYFDKATQERILRRFVPLLKPGGLMFAGHSENFSQISRDFYLRGQTVYGLTKER from the coding sequence ATGAAACAGGCGCCGTCAACTTCTAACCGGGATACTGCGTCGATGTTGACGCAAATGGTGCAGCGCCTGCCGCTGTCGGACGTGCATTTTCGCCGTATCAGCCAGTTGATTTATCAACGCGCCGGCATCGTGCTGGCGGAGCATAAGCGCGAGATGGTTTACAACCGCCTGGTGCGCCGTTTGCGGCTGTTGGGATTGCACGATTTCGGCGACTATCTGGCGCTGCTGGAAAGCGACCCGAACAGCGCGGAGTGGCAGGCGTTCATCAACGCGCTGACCACCAACCTGACGGCCTTTTTCCGCGAGGCGCATCACTTCCCGATCCTGGCGGAACACGCGCGCTCGCGGCCGAACGGCTACAGCGTCTGGAGCACCGCGGCCTCGACCGGCGAAGAACCGTATTCGATCGCCATCACGTTGAGCGATGCATTGGGCCAGCGGGCCGGCAGTTGCCAGGTCTGGGCCAGCGACATCGATACGCAGGTGCTGGAAAAGGCGGAGGCGGGCGTTTACCGCCAGGAAGATCTGCGCACCCTGACGCCGACCCAAATGCAGCGCTATTTCCTGCGCGGCACCGGGCCGCATCAGGGGCTGGTGCGCGTGCGGCCGGAACTGGCGGCGCAGGTGAACTTCCAGCCGCTGAACCTGCTGGCGCCGGAGTGGGCGCTGCCGGGGCAATTCGACGCCATTTTTTGCCGCAACGTCATGATCTATTTCGATAAGGCGACGCAGGAGCGCATCCTGCGCCGCTTCGTTCCCTTACTTAAGCCGGGGGGGCTGATGTTCGCCGGCCACTCCGAGAATTTCAGCCAAATCAGCCGGGATTTCTACTTGCGTGGGCAGACCGTGTATGGGCTGACCAAGGAGAGGTAA
- the flhB gene encoding flagellar biosynthesis protein FlhB, with protein sequence MAEDSDLEKSEAPTPHRLEKAREDGQIPRSRELTSVLMLLSGLAIILMSGSNMAQQLAAMLTQGLNFDHGMVSNDKQMLRQLGMLLRQAVLALLPIMAGLVLVALAAPMLLGGILFSGKSIKFDLKRLNPLSGLKRIFSSQVLAELLKGILKATLVGWVTGLYLWHNWAAMLHLMTQQPLDALGNALQMILFCGFLVVLGLTPMVAFDVFYQLWSHFKKLKMTKQDIRDEFKDQEGDPHVKGRIRQQQRAIARRRMMADVPKADVIVTNPTHYAVALQYNDKKMSAPKVLAKGAGEIALRIRELGAEHRIPMLEAPPLARALYRHSEIGQHIPATLYAAVAEVLAWVYQLRRWRREGGLIPKKPERLPVPEALDFAKESDSDG encoded by the coding sequence GTGGCTGAAGACAGCGATCTGGAAAAAAGCGAGGCCCCCACGCCCCACAGGCTGGAGAAGGCGCGTGAAGACGGCCAGATCCCGCGTTCCCGCGAACTGACCTCGGTACTGATGCTGCTCTCGGGCCTCGCGATCATCCTGATGTCCGGCAGCAACATGGCGCAACAGCTGGCGGCGATGCTCACGCAGGGTTTGAACTTTGACCACGGCATGGTCAGCAACGATAAACAGATGCTGCGCCAGCTGGGCATGTTGCTGCGCCAGGCCGTACTGGCGCTGTTGCCAATCATGGCGGGGCTGGTGCTGGTGGCGCTCGCCGCGCCGATGCTGTTGGGGGGTATTCTGTTCAGCGGCAAGTCGATCAAATTCGATTTGAAGCGGCTGAACCCGTTGTCCGGGTTGAAGCGTATCTTTTCCAGCCAGGTGCTGGCCGAGCTGCTGAAAGGGATCCTGAAAGCGACGCTGGTCGGCTGGGTGACCGGCCTCTATCTCTGGCATAACTGGGCGGCAATGCTGCATCTGATGACCCAGCAGCCGCTCGACGCGTTGGGCAATGCGCTGCAGATGATTCTGTTCTGCGGTTTTCTGGTGGTGCTGGGATTGACGCCGATGGTGGCGTTCGACGTGTTCTACCAGCTGTGGAGCCACTTCAAAAAGCTGAAGATGACCAAGCAGGATATTCGCGACGAATTCAAAGACCAGGAAGGGGACCCGCACGTCAAGGGGCGCATTCGTCAGCAACAGCGGGCGATCGCCCGGCGCCGCATGATGGCCGATGTGCCCAAGGCGGACGTGATCGTCACCAACCCGACGCACTACGCCGTCGCGTTGCAGTACAACGACAAAAAAATGAGTGCGCCGAAAGTGCTGGCCAAAGGGGCCGGTGAAATCGCTTTGCGCATTCGCGAGCTCGGTGCGGAGCACCGCATCCCGATGCTGGAAGCGCCGCCGCTGGCGCGTGCGCTGTATCGACACAGCGAGATTGGACAACATATCCCGGCCACCCTGTATGCCGCGGTCGCCGAAGTGCTGGCCTGGGTGTACCAACTGCGCCGCTGGCGGCGCGAGGGCGGCCTGATCCCGAAAAAACCTGAACGTTTACCGGTGCCGGAAGCACTGGATTTTGCAAAAGAGAGTGACTCTGATGGCTAA
- the vapB gene encoding type II toxin-antitoxin system VapB family antitoxin yields MTLGSVFTNNRTQAVRLPAEVRFPDTVSKVTVRVVGKERILAPLENTWDSFFCAENEVSDDFLNERAGQHQREREDF; encoded by the coding sequence ATGACGTTAGGTTCTGTCTTTACCAATAATCGGACACAGGCTGTACGCTTGCCTGCAGAGGTGCGTTTCCCTGATACCGTTTCTAAAGTGACCGTCCGCGTAGTGGGCAAAGAGCGCATTCTTGCCCCCCTGGAGAATACCTGGGACAGCTTCTTCTGTGCGGAAAATGAGGTGAGCGATGATTTCCTTAATGAACGTGCCGGACAGCACCAACGCGAGCGGGAAGATTTTTGA
- the flhA gene encoding flagellar biosynthesis protein FlhA, producing the protein MANLASLLRLPGNFKDTQWQVLAGPVLILLILSMMVLPLPAFILDLLFTFNIALSIMVLLVAMFTQRTLEFAAFPTILLFSTLLRLSLNVASTRIILLEGHTGSAAAGRVVEAFGHFLVGGNFAIGIVVFIILVLINFMVITKGAGRIAEVGARFVLDGMPGKQMAIDADLNAGLIGEDEAKKRRAEVTQEADFYGSMDGASKFVRGDAIAGLMIMVLNVVGGLLVGVVQHGMELGAAAESYTLLTIGDGLVAQIPALVISTAAGVIVTRVATDQDVGEQMVGQLFNNPRVMLLSAGVLGLLGLVPGMPNLVFLLFTAALLGLAWWLRGREQQAPKTVEAPVMPENPQAAEASWADVQLEDPLGMEVGYRLIPMVDFQQNGELLGRIRGIRKKFAQDMGYLPPVVHIRDNLELPPASYRILMKGVEIGSGEAQPGRWLAINPGNAVGELAGDKTVDPAFGLEAVWIDSALREQAQIQGFTVVEASTVVATHLNHLIGQFASELFGRQETQQLLDRVSQEMPKLTEDFVPGVVSLTTLHKVLQNLLAERVSIRDMRTIVETLAEHAPAQSDPYELTTVVRVALGRAITQQWFPGNGEIQVIGLDTQLERLLLQALQGGGGLEPGLADRLLDQARQALQRQEMLSAPPVLLVNHALRALLARFLRRSLPQIVVLSNLEINDDRQIRMTSTIGAA; encoded by the coding sequence ATGGCTAATTTGGCCTCCCTGCTTCGTTTGCCGGGCAATTTTAAAGATACGCAGTGGCAGGTGTTGGCCGGCCCGGTGTTGATCCTGCTGATCCTGTCGATGATGGTGTTGCCGTTGCCGGCGTTTATCCTCGACCTGCTGTTTACCTTCAACATCGCGCTGTCGATCATGGTGCTGCTGGTGGCGATGTTCACCCAGCGCACGCTCGAATTCGCCGCCTTCCCGACCATCCTGCTGTTCTCCACGCTGCTGCGTTTGTCGCTCAACGTCGCGTCGACGCGCATCATCTTGCTGGAAGGGCACACCGGTTCCGCCGCCGCCGGCCGCGTGGTGGAGGCCTTCGGCCATTTCCTGGTGGGCGGCAACTTCGCCATCGGTATCGTGGTGTTCATCATCCTGGTGTTGATCAACTTCATGGTCATCACCAAGGGGGCCGGGCGTATCGCCGAAGTGGGCGCGCGTTTTGTCCTGGACGGCATGCCGGGCAAGCAGATGGCGATCGACGCCGACCTGAACGCCGGGTTGATCGGCGAGGACGAAGCGAAGAAACGCCGCGCCGAAGTCACTCAAGAGGCCGATTTCTACGGCTCAATGGACGGCGCCAGTAAATTCGTGCGCGGCGACGCCATCGCCGGCCTGATGATTATGGTGCTGAACGTGGTCGGCGGCCTGTTGGTCGGCGTGGTGCAACACGGCATGGAGCTGGGGGCGGCGGCGGAAAGCTATACGCTGCTGACCATCGGCGACGGCCTGGTGGCGCAGATCCCGGCGTTGGTGATCTCCACCGCCGCCGGCGTTATCGTCACCCGCGTCGCGACCGATCAGGACGTCGGCGAGCAGATGGTGGGCCAGCTGTTCAACAATCCGCGCGTGATGCTGCTGAGCGCCGGGGTGCTGGGGCTGTTGGGCCTGGTACCGGGCATGCCGAACCTGGTGTTCCTGCTGTTTACCGCCGCTTTGCTGGGCCTGGCCTGGTGGCTGCGCGGCCGTGAACAACAGGCACCGAAAACGGTGGAGGCGCCGGTGATGCCGGAGAACCCGCAGGCCGCCGAAGCCAGCTGGGCCGACGTGCAGTTGGAAGACCCGCTGGGGATGGAGGTGGGCTATCGGTTGATTCCGATGGTCGATTTTCAACAAAACGGTGAGCTGCTGGGGCGTATCCGCGGTATTCGCAAGAAATTTGCGCAGGACATGGGCTATCTGCCGCCGGTAGTACACATTCGCGACAACCTGGAACTGCCGCCTGCCAGCTACCGCATCCTGATGAAAGGCGTCGAGATCGGCAGCGGTGAAGCGCAGCCGGGCCGCTGGCTGGCGATCAACCCCGGCAATGCCGTGGGGGAGCTGGCGGGAGACAAAACCGTCGATCCGGCCTTTGGGCTCGAGGCGGTGTGGATCGACAGCGCATTGCGCGAGCAGGCGCAGATCCAGGGCTTTACCGTGGTGGAAGCCAGCACCGTAGTGGCGACGCATCTTAATCACCTGATCGGCCAGTTCGCCAGCGAGCTGTTTGGCCGCCAGGAAACCCAACAATTGCTGGATCGCGTGTCGCAGGAGATGCCGAAACTGACCGAAGACTTCGTGCCGGGCGTGGTATCACTGACCACGCTGCACAAGGTGCTGCAAAACCTGCTGGCCGAGCGCGTCTCTATCCGCGATATGCGCACCATCGTCGAAACGCTGGCGGAGCATGCCCCGGCGCAAAGCGATCCTTATGAGCTGACCACCGTGGTGCGGGTGGCGCTGGGCCGGGCGATCACGCAGCAGTGGTTCCCGGGCAACGGCGAGATTCAGGTCATCGGTCTGGATACCCAACTGGAGCGTTTGTTGCTGCAGGCGTTGCAGGGCGGTGGCGGTCTGGAGCCGGGGCTGGCCG